One region of Phragmites australis chromosome 18, lpPhrAust1.1, whole genome shotgun sequence genomic DNA includes:
- the LOC133899061 gene encoding germin-like protein 8-14 produces the protein MYTMVNAILLLVPLLSLLPFSSRALTQDFCVADLASSDTPGGYPCKPQTAVTADDFYYRGLATTGPSIAPFKVSLSSAFVTRFPGVNGLGISAARADMAPGGVVPLHWHPVATELLFVLDGTMVCGFISATSNKVFTKTLYKGDLMVLPQGQPHFQYNVGNATAVALSSYSSPNPGLQILDFALFANNLPSEVVSKVTVLDKLEVRKLKALFGGTDDMCTDVE, from the coding sequence ATGTACACCATGGTCAACGCCATTCTCCTCCTCGTACCCTTGCTCTCCCTGCTGCCCTTCTCCTCCCGCGCCCTGACCCAGGACTTCTGTGTCGCCGACCTGGCCAGCAGCGACACGCCGGGCGGCTACCCGTGCAAGCCCCAGACCGCCGTCACCGCCGATGACTTCTACTACCGCGGCCTGGCTACCACCGGCCCGAGCATCGCCCCCTTCAAGGTCAGCCTGTCGTCGGCGTTCGTCACCAGGTTCCCCGGCGTGAACGGGCTTGGCATCTCTGCCGCGCGCGCCGACATGGCCCCGGGCGGCGTCGTGCCGCTGCACTGGCACCCAGTCGCCACCGAGCTCCTCTTCGTCCTCGACGGCACCATGGTCTGCGGCTTCATCAGCGCCACGTCGAACAAGGTCTTCACCAAGACGCTGTACAAGGGCGACCTTATGGTGCTCCCGCAGGGCCAGCCGCACTTCCAGTACAACGTCGGCAACGCCACGGCGGTGGCTCTCTCGTCGTACAGCAGCCCCAACCCCGGCCTGCAGATCCTGGACTTCGCGCTCTTCGCCAACAACCTGCCGTCGGAGGTCGTGAGCAAGGTCACCGTCCTGGACAAGTTGGAGGTCAGGAAGCTCAAAGCGCTTTTCGGAGGGACCGACGACATGTGCACAGATGTTGAGTGA